A window of Amycolatopsis australiensis contains these coding sequences:
- a CDS encoding glycosyltransferase family 4 protein has translation MRTDLLAETFEVVEDRGVGLVGDGALDERERRLVIGAANYHALVRRGATLRLTVVRALHGGQHPSLTDERCLHIGWTEDRESVGSVVVRSLVAPEAGTTAPSGTQDLVIDVGGKPEVHNSYRQLSGPVGKAKKLLRSAVPFQYDHLRQLRTDVVERRMRTQQLPRRVPVAGNTNYHPQAGTGQPAIVFGLHWLELGGAERWALDCIELAKELGFVPIVVTDRASNHPWITRPEFDGTVVVPLTHPIRLGTDSALFNGLFSAFDIRGIHVHHNTWLYDRLPWVKSVWPDVPVVDSQHVLEWRTGGFVDHAVRVSAMIDTHHVISPQLRDYLVHRQGIAGSKVVLATLAGATTAGITPDTPEAEAKSTPFTVSYIGRFHQQKRPQVFLKLAAELHKSSPVPVRFIVQGEGELEDEVHGLRGRLGLTDVLEVRAAAHPVKDTLAESDVLVITSENEGLTLTTFEATAAGIPVVSADVGSQASVVADELLCPRHPYAFVRQAADKVRTMMSSPEQRKHWFQEQAAKNEAFAKLPRAKAWARELYQGWMK, from the coding sequence GTGAGAACCGACTTGCTGGCTGAGACGTTCGAAGTGGTCGAAGACCGTGGCGTCGGACTCGTCGGGGACGGTGCCCTCGACGAACGCGAACGCCGCCTGGTCATCGGCGCGGCCAACTACCACGCGCTGGTGCGGCGCGGCGCAACCCTGCGGCTGACCGTCGTCCGGGCGCTGCACGGGGGGCAGCACCCCTCGCTGACCGACGAGCGCTGCCTGCACATCGGCTGGACCGAAGACCGCGAGTCGGTCGGGTCCGTGGTCGTGCGCAGCCTGGTCGCGCCCGAAGCCGGGACGACGGCGCCGAGCGGAACGCAGGACCTCGTCATCGACGTCGGTGGCAAGCCCGAGGTGCACAACAGCTACCGGCAGCTCAGCGGCCCGGTCGGCAAGGCGAAGAAGCTGCTCCGGTCGGCCGTCCCGTTCCAGTACGACCACCTGCGCCAACTGCGGACCGACGTCGTCGAGCGGCGCATGCGCACCCAGCAGCTGCCGCGACGCGTACCGGTCGCCGGCAACACGAACTACCACCCCCAGGCCGGCACGGGACAGCCCGCCATCGTGTTCGGCCTGCACTGGCTCGAGCTGGGTGGCGCGGAGCGCTGGGCCCTGGACTGCATCGAGCTGGCCAAGGAACTCGGCTTCGTCCCGATCGTGGTCACCGACCGTGCGTCGAACCACCCGTGGATCACCCGGCCGGAGTTCGACGGCACGGTCGTCGTCCCGCTGACCCACCCGATCCGGCTCGGCACCGACTCCGCGCTGTTCAACGGCCTGTTCTCGGCGTTCGACATCCGCGGTATCCACGTGCACCACAACACCTGGCTCTACGACCGGCTGCCCTGGGTCAAGTCGGTCTGGCCGGACGTTCCGGTCGTCGACTCCCAGCACGTCCTGGAGTGGCGGACCGGCGGGTTCGTGGACCACGCCGTGCGGGTGTCGGCGATGATCGACACGCACCACGTGATCTCCCCGCAGCTGCGCGACTACCTCGTCCACCGGCAGGGCATCGCGGGGAGCAAGGTCGTCCTCGCCACGCTGGCTGGCGCCACCACGGCCGGGATCACGCCGGACACCCCCGAGGCCGAGGCGAAGTCCACGCCGTTCACGGTGAGCTACATCGGCCGTTTCCACCAGCAGAAGCGCCCGCAGGTCTTCCTCAAGCTCGCCGCCGAGCTGCACAAGTCGTCGCCGGTGCCGGTGCGGTTCATCGTGCAGGGCGAAGGCGAGCTGGAGGACGAGGTGCACGGCCTGCGCGGCAGGCTCGGGCTGACCGACGTGCTCGAGGTCCGCGCGGCGGCGCACCCGGTCAAGGACACGCTGGCCGAGTCCGACGTCCTGGTCATCACGTCGGAGAACGAGGGCCTGACCCTCACCACCTTCGAGGCCACCGCGGCCGGCATCCCGGTCGTCTCCGCCGACGTCGGCTCGCAGGCGTCCGTCGTCGCCGACGAGCTGCTGTGCCCGCGGCACCCGTACGCCTTCGTCCGGCAGGCGGCCGACAAGGTCCGGACCATGATGTCCTCGCCGGAGCAGCGCAAGCACTGGTTCCAGGAACAGGCCGCGAAAAACGAGGCCTTCGCGAAACTGCCACGGGCCAAGGCCTGGGCCCGAGAGCTCTACCAGGGGTGGATGAAGTGA
- a CDS encoding TIGR00730 family Rossman fold protein gives MRRICVFCGSSMGFSPRYAEQAAALGKLLAQRGIGLVYGGASVGTMGAVADAALAAGGEVIGVIPEALSSVEIAHAGLSELHVVADMHERKAKMAALSDGFLALPGGAGTLEELFEVWTWAQLGLHGKPIGLVDVDGYYAPLMAFADHMVTEGFLKADYRSLLLTDPDPAALLDRFETYEPPVPPKWAKQPPGI, from the coding sequence ATGCGGCGGATCTGTGTCTTCTGCGGGTCGTCGATGGGGTTCTCACCGCGGTACGCGGAGCAGGCGGCGGCGCTGGGCAAACTGCTGGCCCAGCGCGGCATCGGCCTGGTCTACGGCGGCGCGAGCGTGGGCACGATGGGCGCGGTCGCCGACGCGGCACTGGCCGCGGGCGGCGAGGTGATCGGCGTGATCCCGGAGGCGTTGTCGTCAGTGGAGATCGCCCACGCGGGCCTGTCGGAGCTGCACGTGGTGGCGGACATGCACGAGCGCAAGGCGAAGATGGCGGCGCTGTCGGACGGCTTCCTGGCCTTGCCGGGCGGCGCGGGCACGCTGGAGGAGCTGTTCGAGGTATGGACGTGGGCCCAGCTGGGCCTGCACGGCAAGCCGATCGGCCTGGTCGACGTGGACGGCTACTACGCGCCCCTGATGGCGTTCGCGGACCACATGGTGACGGAGGGCTTCCTCAAGGCGGACTACCGCAGCCTCCTGCTGACCGACCCCGACCCGGCGGCGCTGCTCGACCGCTTCGAGACGTACGAGCCGCCGGTGCCGCCCAAGTGGGCCAAGCAGCCGCCGGGGATCTGA
- a CDS encoding TIGR00730 family Rossman fold protein, producing the protein MSEQSEWPDGQYPERPVERHKGPVVLRRDRRDQGSTTDQRLLDSRGPSDWVHTDPWRVLRIQAEFVEGFGALAEVPRAVTVFGSARTKRENPEYELGRKIGGALANAGFAVMTGGGPGAMEAVNRGAAEAGGFSIGLGIELPFEQGLNPWVDLGVNFRYFFARKTMFIKYSQAFICLPGGFGTLDELFEALTLVQTKKVTKFPVVLFGSDYWGGLYDWIKNSVMAEGKISPHDLDLLHVTDDIDDAVRVVQESYQAWEDTH; encoded by the coding sequence GTGAGCGAACAGTCTGAATGGCCGGACGGCCAGTACCCCGAGCGCCCGGTCGAGCGCCACAAGGGCCCGGTCGTGCTGCGCCGCGACCGCCGCGACCAGGGCAGCACCACCGACCAGCGGCTGCTGGACTCGCGTGGCCCGAGCGACTGGGTGCACACCGACCCGTGGCGGGTGCTGCGGATCCAGGCGGAGTTCGTCGAGGGCTTCGGCGCGCTCGCCGAGGTGCCGCGCGCGGTGACGGTGTTCGGCTCGGCGCGCACCAAGCGGGAGAACCCGGAGTACGAGCTCGGCCGCAAGATCGGCGGCGCGCTGGCGAACGCCGGTTTCGCCGTGATGACCGGCGGCGGCCCCGGCGCGATGGAGGCGGTCAACCGCGGCGCGGCCGAGGCCGGCGGCTTCTCCATCGGGCTGGGCATCGAGCTGCCGTTCGAGCAGGGCCTGAACCCGTGGGTCGACCTCGGCGTCAACTTCCGCTACTTCTTCGCCCGCAAGACGATGTTCATCAAGTATTCGCAGGCGTTCATCTGCCTGCCCGGCGGCTTCGGCACCCTCGACGAGCTGTTCGAGGCGCTGACGCTGGTGCAGACGAAGAAGGTCACGAAGTTCCCGGTGGTGCTCTTCGGCAGTGACTACTGGGGCGGGCTGTACGACTGGATCAAGAACTCGGTCATGGCCGAGGGCAAGATCAGCCCGCACGACCTCGACCTGCTGCACGTGACCGACGACATCGACGACGCCGTCCGCGTGGTGCAGGAGTCGTACCAGGCATGGGAAGACACGCACTGA
- a CDS encoding helix-turn-helix domain-containing protein: MTYRGDMTEPLGARIRRLRTDRGWTQRELAEPGYDRGFLAKVETGSRPPSAEMLAYLAERFGLTVDELRFGRPPGVAAELRASLDEGYRDLEQGRIADAETRFAAVAKQAAGYHLGDVECYARFCQAEVKWQLFDVAGAQEALEHAEELAAAAPPWLRAMIVHRWSGCRYLSGDAGTAIARVEAELAAGPSDPDAELCLLTALIHPLVEMGGLHRAHRAALAGRRLAKAATRPDFVARFHRQASQVWQAIGQADRAEQDLIEACRLFASVGFDRDAARCRWARGYLLRRLGRLDEACAELTAARDQLATIGSEEGVAGATVELAEVRLRQGAPDDAAALVSEVWPLLARDVEALGEATGLRGQIAQAGGDLETATRLLREAFEVQSRASLHGAAVSTALRLGDVLRQRGHLDEALDAYRQGLDAAARGPAD; the protein is encoded by the coding sequence ATGACCTACCGTGGGGACATGACCGAACCGCTCGGCGCGCGGATCCGGCGGCTGCGCACCGACCGCGGCTGGACCCAGCGCGAGCTGGCCGAACCCGGGTACGACCGCGGCTTCCTGGCGAAAGTCGAGACCGGCAGCCGCCCGCCGTCGGCGGAGATGCTCGCCTACCTGGCCGAACGCTTCGGGCTGACTGTCGACGAGCTGCGCTTCGGCCGCCCGCCCGGCGTCGCCGCCGAGCTGCGCGCGTCGCTCGACGAAGGCTACCGCGACCTGGAACAGGGCCGGATCGCCGACGCCGAGACGCGGTTCGCCGCCGTGGCGAAGCAGGCCGCGGGCTACCACCTCGGCGACGTCGAGTGCTACGCGCGGTTCTGCCAGGCCGAGGTGAAGTGGCAGCTGTTCGACGTCGCGGGCGCCCAGGAGGCGCTGGAGCACGCGGAGGAGCTGGCCGCGGCCGCGCCACCGTGGCTGCGCGCGATGATCGTGCACCGCTGGTCGGGCTGCCGCTACCTCAGCGGCGACGCGGGCACGGCGATCGCCCGGGTCGAGGCGGAGCTGGCGGCCGGACCGTCCGACCCGGACGCGGAGTTGTGCCTGCTCACGGCGTTGATCCACCCGCTGGTGGAGATGGGCGGGCTGCACCGGGCGCACCGCGCGGCACTCGCCGGGCGCCGGCTGGCGAAGGCGGCCACGCGGCCGGACTTCGTCGCGCGGTTCCACCGGCAGGCGTCCCAGGTGTGGCAGGCGATCGGCCAGGCGGACCGCGCGGAGCAGGACCTGATCGAGGCGTGCCGGCTGTTCGCGTCGGTGGGTTTCGACCGCGACGCGGCCCGCTGCCGGTGGGCGCGGGGCTACCTGCTGCGCCGGCTCGGCCGCCTGGACGAAGCGTGCGCGGAGCTGACGGCGGCCCGCGACCAGCTGGCCACGATCGGCTCGGAGGAAGGCGTCGCGGGAGCGACGGTCGAGCTGGCGGAGGTCCGGCTCCGGCAGGGCGCACCGGACGACGCGGCAGCGCTCGTCTCCGAGGTCTGGCCGCTGCTGGCCCGGGACGTGGAGGCCCTCGGCGAAGCGACGGGCTTGCGAGGCCAGATCGCCCAGGCCGGAGGCGACCTGGAGACGGCGACCCGCCTGCTGCGCGAGGCTTTCGAAGTGCAGAGCCGGGCTTCGCTGCACGGCGCGGCGGTTTCGACGGCCCTGCGGCTCGGCGACGTGCTCCGACAACGTGGTCATCTCGACGAGGCCCTCGACGCCTACCGCCAGGGCCTGGACGCGGCGGCACGCGGACCAGCGGACTGA
- a CDS encoding M4 family metallopeptidase yields the protein MRSPRGLAAIAGLALTFAVPAIPATAAPAPAVPPEALAARAADQAALSGADRLAKGAGEAFVRTGVTPGGGGLYYASYQRTYHGLPVVGGDAVVVADGAGRVRATEAAETAPITVGTHAALKAEQAAKIARGKVSTVDNTATPKLVVLAGDAPKLAYEVVVSGHNGATPTRLHVFVDSATGAVLDTRDDIHTLAKPGAATQGTAATPAVAGTGNSYYAGTVSIDTSGSAGSYSMTDLGRRGIACGREGGSIFTKSTNTWGNGSGTDLETGCVDALYSVQTEWKMLNDWLGRNGIDGAGGGFRASVGLNDVNAYWDGSSTHFGHSQDNQRQATPMDVVGHEFGHAIFQTTPGGTGSGNENGGLNESTGDIFGALTEFYANNPVDRPDFTVGEGVNLTGTGPIRYMYNPSQEGDPNCYSSSIPSTEVHAAAGPQNHWFYLLSQGSNASPASPTCNGSTVTGIGIQKAGKIFYNGLLKKTSSWNHKAARKATLEAAIALFPGSCTEFNATKAAWDAVSVTAAGGEPTCTGQPPAGNDYSLTLSPTSASVQPGQTATTTVTTRITSGNAQTVSLLATGLPDGAKATFNPASIQSGGTATLTITTSATTPQGTSQVTVTGDGTDADHTAQFSLTVGTGTPPTGCGGLTEWDSAKAYAPNDVVSHNGHKWTSLWYSTGAEPGAPTSWAVWSDGGAC from the coding sequence ATGAGATCCCCACGTGGGCTGGCGGCGATCGCCGGCCTGGCCCTGACCTTCGCGGTGCCGGCGATCCCGGCCACCGCCGCTCCCGCCCCCGCCGTCCCGCCCGAGGCGCTCGCCGCCCGGGCCGCCGACCAGGCCGCCCTCAGCGGTGCCGACCGGCTCGCCAAGGGTGCCGGCGAGGCGTTCGTCCGCACCGGCGTCACGCCGGGCGGCGGCGGTCTCTACTACGCCTCCTACCAGCGCACTTACCACGGCCTGCCGGTCGTCGGCGGGGACGCGGTCGTCGTCGCCGACGGCGCGGGGCGCGTCCGCGCCACCGAAGCCGCCGAGACCGCACCGATCACCGTCGGCACCCACGCGGCGCTGAAAGCCGAGCAAGCGGCGAAGATCGCGCGGGGCAAGGTGTCCACAGTGGACAACACCGCCACGCCGAAGCTCGTCGTGCTGGCCGGGGACGCCCCCAAGCTGGCCTACGAGGTCGTCGTCAGCGGCCACAACGGCGCCACGCCGACGCGGCTGCACGTCTTCGTCGACAGCGCGACCGGCGCCGTCCTCGACACGCGCGACGACATCCACACCTTGGCCAAGCCGGGCGCCGCCACGCAGGGCACCGCCGCGACCCCGGCCGTCGCGGGCACCGGCAACTCCTACTACGCCGGGACCGTCTCGATCGACACGTCCGGCTCCGCCGGCTCGTACTCGATGACCGACCTGGGCCGCCGCGGCATCGCCTGCGGCCGCGAGGGCGGCTCGATCTTCACCAAGAGCACCAACACCTGGGGCAACGGCTCCGGCACCGACCTCGAAACCGGCTGCGTCGACGCCCTCTACAGCGTCCAGACCGAGTGGAAGATGCTGAACGACTGGCTGGGCCGCAACGGCATCGACGGTGCCGGCGGCGGCTTCCGCGCCAGTGTCGGCCTCAACGACGTCAACGCCTACTGGGACGGTTCCTCGACCCACTTCGGGCACTCGCAGGACAACCAGCGGCAGGCGACCCCGATGGACGTCGTCGGCCACGAGTTCGGGCACGCCATCTTCCAGACCACCCCGGGCGGCACCGGCTCCGGCAACGAGAACGGCGGCCTCAACGAGTCCACCGGTGACATCTTCGGCGCGCTCACCGAGTTCTACGCCAACAACCCGGTGGACCGGCCGGACTTCACCGTCGGCGAGGGCGTCAACCTGACCGGCACGGGCCCGATCCGCTACATGTACAACCCGTCGCAGGAGGGCGACCCGAACTGCTACTCCTCGTCGATCCCGAGCACCGAGGTGCACGCCGCCGCGGGCCCGCAGAACCACTGGTTCTACCTGCTCTCCCAGGGGAGCAACGCCTCGCCGGCCAGCCCGACGTGCAACGGCTCGACCGTCACCGGCATCGGCATCCAGAAGGCGGGCAAGATCTTCTACAACGGCCTGCTGAAGAAGACCTCGTCGTGGAACCACAAGGCCGCCCGCAAGGCCACGCTGGAAGCCGCGATCGCGCTCTTCCCGGGCAGCTGCACCGAGTTCAACGCCACGAAGGCCGCGTGGGACGCGGTGAGCGTGACGGCGGCCGGCGGTGAACCGACCTGCACCGGCCAGCCGCCGGCCGGCAACGACTACTCGCTGACGCTCTCGCCGACGTCGGCGTCCGTCCAGCCCGGACAGACCGCGACGACGACCGTGACCACCCGGATCACCTCGGGCAACGCGCAGACCGTGTCGCTGCTGGCCACCGGCCTGCCGGACGGCGCGAAGGCGACCTTCAACCCGGCGAGCATCCAGTCCGGCGGGACGGCGACGCTGACCATCACCACGTCGGCGACCACGCCGCAGGGCACCAGCCAGGTGACGGTCACCGGTGACGGCACCGACGCCGACCACACCGCGCAGTTCTCGCTCACCGTCGGCACCGGCACCCCGCCGACCGGCTGCGGCGGCCTGACGGAATGGGATTCGGCCAAGGCCTACGCGCCGAACGACGTCGTGAGCCACAACGGTCACAAGTGGACGTCGCTGTGGTACTCGACCGGGGCCGAGCCCGGCGCGCCCACCTCGTGGGCCGTGTGGAGTGACGGCGGCGCCTGCTGA
- a CDS encoding helix-turn-helix domain-containing protein produces the protein MSESVGERLRELRTERGLTQRQLAGTQYSAAYVSSVETGARTPSGDALRFFAQQLGIDADELLGGSSPRELIELDLELIETAERFLAGDARRATPRMQRIRRRAERLHRPRQAGIALLWLAGYSTGDARTKYVAEAETALSGEPPPVRAMVVPLRAAVLTGWGELQYALHLLETCHAELLRDGYPQPSLLLTLRACLAERHLRQGDLERAAEYAESALRLHRGGPAVLAELTRSHLEVCRSHLAADRFADAAASVAAAYDLMQERALHPAMAHCLLARARVRGRAGDVGGALADLAAARETAWPDDVPAITVELAAEHLAAGRLETAATLLDQVRPSVVAGTALAAELRLQLGSLARARGDARGAAEYLRAAVELATGLGARGVLVRALRPLSELLGETGKQQEAADVLRNGLLALGAEAG, from the coding sequence GTGAGCGAGAGCGTCGGTGAGCGCCTGCGCGAGCTGCGCACCGAGCGCGGGCTCACGCAGCGCCAGCTCGCGGGAACGCAGTACTCCGCGGCGTACGTGTCGTCGGTCGAGACCGGCGCGCGGACGCCGTCGGGTGACGCGCTGCGGTTCTTCGCCCAGCAGCTGGGCATCGACGCCGACGAGCTGCTCGGCGGCAGCTCGCCGCGCGAGCTGATCGAGCTCGACCTCGAGCTGATCGAGACGGCGGAACGCTTCCTGGCCGGGGACGCGCGCCGCGCGACCCCGCGGATGCAGCGCATCCGGCGCCGCGCCGAACGCCTCCACCGGCCGCGGCAGGCCGGGATCGCCCTGCTGTGGCTGGCCGGGTACTCGACCGGCGACGCCCGAACCAAGTACGTCGCGGAGGCCGAGACGGCGTTGTCGGGCGAGCCGCCGCCGGTGCGGGCGATGGTCGTGCCGCTGCGCGCGGCCGTGCTCACCGGCTGGGGCGAGCTGCAGTACGCCCTGCACCTGCTGGAAACCTGCCACGCGGAGCTGCTGCGCGACGGGTACCCGCAGCCGTCGCTGCTGCTGACGCTGCGGGCCTGCCTGGCCGAGCGGCACCTGCGCCAGGGCGACCTGGAGCGGGCCGCGGAATACGCCGAATCGGCGTTGCGGCTGCACCGGGGCGGCCCGGCGGTGCTGGCCGAGCTGACCCGCAGCCACCTCGAAGTGTGCCGCAGCCACCTGGCGGCGGACCGGTTCGCCGACGCGGCCGCGTCGGTGGCGGCGGCGTACGACCTGATGCAGGAGCGGGCACTGCACCCCGCGATGGCGCACTGCCTGCTGGCCAGGGCCCGGGTCCGCGGCCGCGCGGGCGACGTCGGAGGCGCGCTGGCCGACCTCGCCGCGGCGCGGGAGACGGCGTGGCCGGACGACGTCCCGGCGATCACGGTCGAGCTGGCGGCCGAGCACCTGGCGGCGGGCCGGCTGGAGACGGCGGCGACGCTGCTCGACCAGGTCCGGCCGTCGGTCGTGGCGGGCACGGCGCTGGCGGCGGAGCTGCGGCTGCAGCTGGGGTCGCTGGCCCGGGCGCGCGGCGACGCCCGCGGCGCGGCGGAGTACTTGCGGGCGGCGGTCGAACTCGCCACCGGGCTCGGGGCGCGTGGCGTGCTGGTGCGCGCGTTGCGGCCGCTGAGCGAGCTGCTGGGCGAAACCGGAAAGCAGCAGGAAGCCGCCGACGTGCTGCGAAACGGCTTGCTCGCGTTGGGCGCCGAAGCCGGCTGA
- a CDS encoding M20/M25/M40 family metallo-hydrolase, translating to MNWKTRLGAGVTALAAVLGAVTAPAATAAPVTALAAPDISLANIKTHLNQLQAIANNNGGTRSARGGGYAASVSYVENLLKNAGYTTTRQTCTSCLGQSQNLIAEWPQGDASQVIMLGAHLDSVSAGPGINDNGSGSASILEVALTLARTNPAMAKRVRFAWWADEESGLVGSKYYVGTLSGTERAKIKTYLNFDMIGSKNWGYFVYDDVASIKAIFDEYFAAIGIPTEGDSEGDGRSDHASFKNAGIPVGGLATGAGDIKSSAQAQKWGGTAGAPFDNCYHRACDTTSNIPDTPLEKNSDAIGYALWKLAVAAPQGNDFSVSLNPAAGTVQPGQSLQVTVSTATTSGSAQPISLAASGLPAGATAAFSPATVQSGGSSTLTITTSSTTPTGTFPVTVTADGADADHTATYALGVGSSSCAPVTNSTRLDIPDYPGAAVSSTANVAGCARNASGTTKVEVHITHTYRGDLVIDLVAPDGSAYRLKSSSSDSTPNLDTTYTVNAASEAANGAWRLQIRDAGPADTGYLSSWTLTV from the coding sequence ATGAACTGGAAGACAAGACTCGGCGCCGGGGTCACCGCCCTGGCCGCCGTGCTGGGTGCCGTCACTGCTCCCGCGGCCACCGCCGCGCCGGTCACGGCGCTCGCCGCGCCGGACATCTCGCTGGCCAACATCAAAACCCACCTCAACCAGCTGCAGGCCATCGCGAACAACAACGGCGGCACGCGCTCGGCGCGTGGCGGCGGGTACGCGGCATCGGTGTCCTATGTGGAAAACCTGCTCAAGAACGCCGGCTACACCACGACCCGCCAGACGTGCACCAGCTGCCTCGGGCAGTCGCAGAACCTGATCGCCGAATGGCCGCAGGGCGACGCGAGCCAGGTCATCATGCTCGGCGCGCACCTCGACAGCGTCAGCGCCGGGCCCGGCATCAACGACAACGGCTCCGGCAGCGCGTCGATCCTCGAAGTCGCGCTGACGCTCGCCCGGACCAACCCGGCGATGGCCAAGCGCGTCCGGTTCGCCTGGTGGGCCGACGAGGAGTCCGGCCTGGTCGGCTCGAAGTACTACGTCGGCACGCTGTCCGGCACCGAACGCGCGAAGATCAAGACATACCTCAACTTCGACATGATCGGCTCGAAGAACTGGGGTTACTTCGTCTACGACGACGTCGCTTCGATCAAGGCGATCTTCGACGAGTACTTCGCCGCCATCGGCATCCCGACCGAGGGCGACAGCGAAGGCGACGGCCGGTCCGACCACGCGTCGTTCAAGAACGCGGGCATCCCGGTCGGCGGCCTGGCCACCGGCGCCGGCGACATCAAGAGCTCGGCGCAGGCCCAGAAGTGGGGCGGTACCGCGGGTGCGCCGTTCGACAACTGCTACCACCGCGCCTGCGACACGACGTCGAACATTCCGGACACACCGCTGGAGAAGAACTCCGACGCCATCGGGTACGCGCTCTGGAAGCTGGCCGTCGCAGCGCCGCAGGGCAACGACTTCTCCGTGAGCCTGAACCCTGCCGCCGGGACTGTCCAACCCGGACAGTCGCTGCAGGTCACGGTGAGCACGGCGACGACGTCCGGTTCGGCGCAGCCGATCTCGCTGGCGGCGTCCGGCCTGCCCGCGGGCGCGACGGCGGCGTTCAGCCCGGCCACCGTGCAGTCGGGTGGCTCCTCGACGCTGACCATCACGACGTCGTCGACCACGCCGACCGGCACGTTCCCGGTCACCGTGACAGCCGACGGCGCCGATGCCGACCACACGGCGACGTACGCACTCGGCGTCGGCAGCTCGTCGTGCGCGCCGGTGACCAACTCGACGCGGCTCGACATCCCCGACTACCCGGGCGCCGCGGTCAGCAGCACGGCGAACGTCGCGGGCTGCGCGCGCAATGCGTCCGGCACCACAAAGGTCGAGGTGCACATCACCCACACCTACCGCGGTGACCTGGTCATCGACCTCGTCGCCCCGGACGGCTCGGCGTACCGGCTGAAGAGCTCCAGCAGCGACTCGACGCCGAACCTCGACACCACCTACACCGTCAACGCCGCTTCGGAAGCCGCGAACGGCGCGTGGCGGCTGCAGATCCGGGACGCCGGCCCCGCCGACACCGGCTACCTGTCCTCCTGGACGCTCACCGTCTGA
- a CDS encoding chitinase produces the protein MSGRRTRWFGTLLAAAMAVPLLVPAPAQGAVPAGTCAVKSRPAGKVVQGYWENWDGAANGVHPGMGWIPITDSRIAQHGYNVVNAAFPVIRSDGTVLWEDGMDAGVKVATPAEMCAAKAAGATILMSIGGAAAGIDLSSSTVADRFVSTIVPILKQYNFDGIDIDIETGLTGSGNIKTLSASQANLVRIIDGVLAQMPSNFGLTMAPETAYVTGGSITYGSIWGAYLPIIKKYADNGRLWWLNMQYYNGSMYGCSGDSYQAGTVQGFTVQTQCLNNGLVVQGTTIRVPYDKQVPGLPAQPGAGGGYLSPSLVSQAWRSVPGLKGLMDWSINWDGSKGWTFGDNVKSLQGR, from the coding sequence ATGTCCGGTCGCAGAACCCGCTGGTTCGGAACCCTCCTGGCCGCGGCCATGGCCGTCCCGCTGCTCGTGCCGGCCCCCGCGCAGGGGGCGGTGCCGGCCGGCACGTGCGCGGTGAAGTCCCGCCCCGCGGGCAAGGTCGTCCAGGGCTACTGGGAGAACTGGGACGGCGCGGCGAACGGCGTCCACCCCGGCATGGGCTGGATCCCGATCACCGACAGCCGCATCGCGCAGCACGGCTACAACGTCGTCAACGCCGCCTTCCCGGTGATCCGCTCCGACGGGACCGTGCTGTGGGAGGACGGGATGGACGCCGGGGTCAAGGTGGCCACGCCCGCCGAGATGTGCGCGGCGAAGGCCGCGGGCGCGACGATCCTGATGTCGATCGGCGGCGCGGCCGCCGGGATCGACCTCTCGTCCTCGACGGTGGCCGACCGGTTCGTCTCGACGATCGTGCCGATCCTGAAGCAGTACAACTTCGACGGCATCGACATCGACATCGAGACCGGCCTCACCGGCAGCGGGAACATCAAGACGCTCTCGGCGTCGCAGGCCAACCTGGTCCGGATCATCGACGGCGTGCTCGCGCAGATGCCGTCGAACTTCGGGCTGACCATGGCGCCGGAAACCGCGTACGTCACCGGCGGCAGCATCACCTACGGCTCGATCTGGGGCGCGTACCTGCCGATCATCAAGAAGTACGCGGACAACGGCCGCCTGTGGTGGCTGAACATGCAGTACTACAACGGCTCGATGTACGGCTGCAGCGGCGATTCCTACCAGGCCGGGACCGTGCAGGGCTTCACCGTGCAGACGCAGTGCCTGAACAACGGCCTGGTCGTGCAGGGCACGACGATCCGCGTCCCGTACGACAAGCAGGTCCCCGGCCTGCCCGCCCAGCCGGGCGCCGGCGGCGGGTACCTGTCGCCGAGCCTGGTTTCCCAGGCGTGGCGGTCGGTCCCGGGCCTGAAGGGCCTGATGGACTGGTCGATCAACTGGGACGGCTCGAAGGGCTGGACGTTCGGCGACAACGTCAAGTCGCTGCAGGGCCGCTAG